One Nomascus leucogenys isolate Asia chromosome 22a, Asia_NLE_v1, whole genome shotgun sequence DNA segment encodes these proteins:
- the PFDN6 gene encoding prefoldin subunit 6 produces MAELIQKKLQGEVEKYQQLQKDLSKSMSGRQKLEAQLTENNIVKEELALLDGSNVVFKLLGPVLVKQELGEARATVGKRLDYITAEIKRYESQLRDLERQSEQQRETLAQLQQEFQRAQAAKAGAPGKA; encoded by the exons ATGGCGGAGCTGATCCAGAAGAAGCTGCAGGGAGAAGTGGAGAAATATCAACAGCTACAGAAGG ACTTGAGTAAATCCATGTCGGGAAGGCAGAAACTTGAAGCACAACTAACAGAAAATAATATCGTGAAAGAG GAACTGGCCCTGCTGGATGGGTCCAACGTGGTCTTTAAACTTCTGGGTCCGGTGCTAGTCAAACAGGAGCtgggggaggctcgggccacagTAGGGAAGAGGCTGGACTATATCACAGCTGAAAT TAAGCGATACGAATCCCAGCTCCGGGACCTGGAGCGGCAGTcagagcaacagagggagacccttgCTCAGCTGCAGCAGGAGTTCCAGCGGGCCCAGGCAGCAAAGGCAGGGGCTCCTGGCAAGGCCTGA